Genomic segment of Juglans microcarpa x Juglans regia isolate MS1-56 chromosome 7S, Jm3101_v1.0, whole genome shotgun sequence:
GAACTATAATGGAAGTATTCGGTAAAGAAATAACATGCTATGTAATGAAGGTGTTTGGTGGCTGACTGAGTTGGGTTGGTGGCTGCATCAGGCTAGTGGCAGCGCCTGGTGGCGGCAATGTCTGGATGGGTGTGGAAACGTGTGGCTGGGTGAGGTGAAATGCTGAGGGAAAAAATGTTTAGGGATTTTTGGGGAAAATTCTGATGGGGTGGTCCTCATTTAAGGTTTTACTATATTAATGAGGTGGTAGTTTCTTATTTGAGACTAGTTTCCCTACATAAACGGAAGGTACCGCTCCAAAGCAGTTCTGTTTGTAGATCAGCATAGAGAGTTTTCCATAGAACATGTATGAAACGTACAATTCTTTTTGTACCTCATTAAAAATTGTAGGATCAATGCATATTTCGTGAAAAATTCTGTTCATGTACCATGAGTCACCTCTAAGTCCATGGTATttgattgtattttatttttgagaatgaTTTGTTCAGTTTTTAAGTGgataatgctaaatataatcATGGTTGGACAAGTACTGCgcattaattttgaaaaagagtaaagttTATGTGAAGCCTAGGCTCGTGGCCCTTACAGCTGAAGCCCAGCCCCAAAAACCCCTAATACGATGCCGTTTTCTTTTCCAAGTAAGATCCCTTTCAGTTTCTTTCTCACCCGATTTTCCctccttttgttttcattttgtgaGTTTTCCCTTTAATTCCTGATAGTTTTCTTCTCTCCCAAAACCCTTCCTCTCAACCGTATCTATTTTCCCTCACAATCGGTTTCTCTCTCAAGTCGACGCCTTCcctcttattttctctatttcttgtGTTCCTGCTTTGAATTTTCAGGTGGTGCCACTGTGATTTTCCAGCACTGATCTCCCTCATTAGACGCTCACTCTCTTCCGTTTCTCTCTTGTTCCCTCATGTCTACGAAGTGTAGAACCTCAGTGCCGAGTTGTTGACACCGAGCCCTGTCGAATGAAGGTAAGACTCTCTCTTTTGTTTCGCAACCGCCTCACACACTCTGAATTTTCTCTCTTCCACGTCCATTCTCTCACTCACTTGCGATTTCTAGTTAGTTCTTGGTGCTGCAATTTTTGGGTGGAAAATTCAAACTTGTCACCAAGAGTCCCTCATGTCAGTAagctttctcttttctctttctctctctaagaaGAATGAAATATTGATTTGTGGTTATGTGCTTTggaaataaatagtaatgagtctTGTTGGGTGCTAATTAATATTTAGAAGTGTTGAATTTCTCTTTTGTAGAGTTGTGAATGAAGAAAAACGATTGAGGTGTAGTGTTGTTTGGGTTGAGTCGTTGGTGGTTGCTTGGAGTTATGGGCTGCTAAAATAAgtttgatttattgattatttgagttgaCGTTGGTTTTGGTGGGTGTATAGGCCAATATTGAAGTtggtatatattattttagattGAAGTGTGGGCTGTTCAGATTATTATTTGGCTGTGTGAGTGTGTTACTTTGCTGAAATATGGATTGGAATattgagttttaattatttagatcgAAGTTGTGTCAATGGCCTTTTAACACTTagtgtatttttgttttctatcgATAGGTGACGAGATTATTAGAAGTCGAATTCAGGGCATAGATAATACACTGTAGGagtcaggtaagcagggttattatactagactttatGCGAGTtattaagactgaggttgaatttctgaaaaactttgcatattttatgatgaaatgagaacttgggaaaaaccaacattagtcgcttatttgcattactcatgaaacctgtatgaaatatgaaaaatattttctgacatgtattgtgtagacatgagctaaattttgtcatgttgtctatgaaatctgaaaaagaacgatattgagaatctgaaaaattgtgcattaatttagaaatatattctgacttttgttttcagtatgtgagaatgatctgattatattttggtactttgttttattttgatatggcatctgaaaacctttggcatggtgtattaattttgtatctgattctgtatctgttCCACTTTGCTCTGCTCTATTTGGGTTAGTACCAACTTctttgtctctgagtgcacctattttggaaacaaagtggttttattgtggtctttcttgTGTACACACTTGgagctccgagaagaataaaggaaagatttcacttCTGTCTCTaccggtttggccaccggggatagctcAACCTTACTACGAGGGTGAAACATTGTCTCTGCTCTATAAGtcgctctgttttgatgtgatgatgatactcaggttatgttataccaaagtactctgggttttacttgtcttaaactatcgctctgttacttttgaaaacatgttttgttctacatgataactctggaaaatattttgttttgcatactgtactctgtaaatgttcatgtttgcacgctaacATATGTCttctgtttactgagttgttgataacttttCCCCATGTATCTTCATactattttcagatgatgtgaaAAGTCCAattgaggacctggattaggaattatgagcatgattaagctgaggagAGGATATCGAGAATTGCACATCATATATAACTGTATCAAatattagtttttgttttaatttaaaaattatctgattttataaaagtaaggtataaatttttgttttttaaaaaagttgtaatttgagatgtaaatttaattttgaaaaagtatattATGCAAgtttagaaagagagagagagaatacaaaaacttacaagaaaaatataacaaaccaaACCGGCGGGGGCGTTGCTGATAGAGTTTGTTTCCCGGACAAGGAAAGGAAACACTCATCAGAGTCTGATCAGAATCATCAGCGATGAAACCAAACTCTCGTGCTCTCGTTCTCCTCTCATTTCTCCTGCTCCTCCGTCTAACAATTCATTGCAGAGCTGAAGTCATAACCCTAACCGCCGACACTTTCTCCGACAAGGTAAGAGCACCCCACCGGGAAAAGAACCTATCTTTTTACCCCTTTCAAGATTCTCATTTACTATTAATGTTACTGATCAAATCATCACTGAGATCCTCGATCGGTTCCTCACGATTGAACACTTTTTGCAGCTGTCCGATCCAAGATCTAGAGTTTAGTGTGCCATTTCGTTTTATTTTACCTATCAATTGAAGAATATACGaaagatttatattttgttcTCTTGGTGATTTGCAAAATCACTATCTTAAGACCAATAATCATTGTTTGTTTCGTTTAGGTGAAGGAGAAAGACACGGCGTGGTTTGTGAAATTCTGTGTTCCGTGGTGTAAACATTGGTAACTACGGAAATATGCCCCCAAGAATATATTTCATTGTTTGAATAAGATAGACTTCATATATTgaatttccattttttattttcttttattatttttgtaatgttttgtaAGTAATAATTAAGAACTGGATTTCAGTAAGAACTTGGGGACATTGTGGGAGGACCTTGGGAAGGTGATGGAAGGAGAGGACGAAATAGAGATTGGAGAGGTTGATTGCGGTGTGAGTAAACCAGTTTGTGACAAAGCCGATATTCATTCGTATCCTACATTTAAGGTCTTTTATGAAGGAGAAGAAGTTATCAAATATCAAGGTAACTTTCACATTTTATCTCTTTCTACGTGAAGAAAAGGGTATTTTCGTTCTGTTGATCTCTATTGTATTGCTTGTTGATATTCGTTGATTATGCTATTCAAGTGCCTTTGAGATTCATACTCAAGAAGCAATGCATTTAAACATTCAATCAGAAACTTTTTGGCTGTTCCTGATTTATATTCAAGCTTCAAATCGATTTGCTTGAAGTTACATTTAAAAATCTTCATATATCAGCCATAATTCTTGAGCCTGTCGAAGAACCAACACATTTTCCACCCCTTGGTTTTACATATTGTCCAATGGGTTTTTtctatactaaataatcattttaaaaatgctAAAGATGCACTCTGAGTACAACTAGGAGTGCACAATAAAGTCATCAagctagaaatagaaaaagatacaagaacATCATGGAGAGTAAGCCCATTGAAGTCTATGGAGGTTGTCCTGGAGAGTGCTGAAGAAGGAAGTATTGGGCTCCTCTATTCTATGTTTATGATCCTCAAAATTTCTATCATCTATTTCCTTCCACATACACCATATGAGACATAGGAACTGTCTTCTACACTGCTGATATTTTTGAGCTGTCTAGTAGTTCAAATTGCCATCTAGTTAGTTGTGAAGTTGGGGCTATGGCATACTTGGAGACATTGATCAAGGTAAAGGACCTGAATAACAGGTGGTTGATCGTAAGATATGATGAAAATTCTGAAGGAAATGCAGCACAAACATCACATAATCATATACCTGTGGCAAAAGgatgtgtgtgcatgcatgggggAATGCCAACATATATATGCCTTTTACCTCTGTCattcaaaatcttaattatgtgCTTTGTTTCTAGTCATTCCCAGTTTGGTCGTCCTGAACTTAAAGGATATTTGCTATTTTAGTGTGCAAATTGAGTGACCTTGCATCAATTCCCCATGTTGCTCTGGAAACCGAATTGCCAAACTTGGCAGTTTATTTCTCTTGGAACTGTATACTTAATTGGAGATTGTTTGGGTGGAAAGAGATAtaaggaatattttttttatatattttcaggTGATAATTCTGTGAATCTTGTATTCTTTGTACTTTTGTATTGCTTGTGCCATCAGGTGTAAAGTTTTTGCATAGTTCCTTTCGATATAAATGATGTAGCTATAAATACATCTATTAATTGTTATAGACAAGATACACGAAATTCTGAGCACCAGGTTCACTTCCAAAGACGAGTGCATTTCATGTGATACTGCCCATGTATTGAGTTTTGTATTCAGGGTGAATTTTTTACTGATTCTCACTCCCCTGAAGtgtttctatatttattcattgcCTGCAACAGATATTACCACATTAATTCTTTTCTTTAACTTGAAATAGTTTTTCCTTTGTTAAagagagatgaaaattaaa
This window contains:
- the LOC121241660 gene encoding protein disulfide isomerase-like 5-1, giving the protein MKPNSRALVLLSFLLLLRLTIHCRAEVITLTADTFSDKVKEKDTAWFVKFCVPWCKHCKNLGTLWEDLGKVMEGEDEIEIGEVDCGVSKPVCDKADIHSYPTFKVFYEGEEVIKYQGPRNVESLKTFVLEEAEKAATKAQFGSDKEL